Proteins encoded within one genomic window of Nonomuraea gerenzanensis:
- a CDS encoding TetR/AcrR family transcriptional regulator translates to MPHTTRRRPLRADAQRNHDRIVSAARDVFARDGAGAALKEIARQAGTGSATLHRLFPSRRALLEAVFHDRVEELCALAARRAEESGPGPALLAWLGDLNAYARTSRGLAASLLHDGQDADLLEQNEGCQAMITDAAGRLLRRAQQAGAVRPEIRAEDLLALVNAISLATEQHDDDAQANRLLDIAIKGL, encoded by the coding sequence ATGCCCCACACCACCCGGCGACGGCCCCTGCGTGCGGACGCCCAGCGCAACCACGACCGCATCGTCAGCGCGGCCCGGGACGTCTTCGCGCGCGACGGCGCCGGCGCCGCCCTGAAGGAGATCGCCCGTCAGGCCGGCACGGGGTCGGCGACCCTGCACCGCCTCTTCCCCTCCCGCCGCGCCCTGCTCGAAGCCGTCTTCCACGACCGCGTCGAGGAGCTGTGCGCCCTGGCGGCGCGACGCGCGGAGGAGAGCGGGCCGGGCCCCGCGCTCCTGGCCTGGCTGGGCGATCTCAACGCCTACGCGCGCACCAGCCGCGGCCTGGCCGCCTCCCTGCTGCACGACGGCCAGGACGCCGACCTGCTGGAGCAGAACGAGGGCTGCCAGGCGATGATCACCGATGCGGCCGGCCGGCTTTTGCGGCGAGCGCAGCAGGCGGGCGCCGTACGCCCCGAGATCCGTGCCGAGGACCTGCTCGCGCTCGTCAACGCCATCTCGCTGGCCACCGAGCAGCACGACGACGACGCGCAGGCGAACCGGCTGCTGGACATCGCGATCAAGGGCCTCTGA
- a CDS encoding Rho termination factor N-terminal domain-containing protein, producing MAERKDRARNGDVPGNQTPNTPDVDESKLAKLKVDELRDRAQDLGVSGASQMRKEELIEAVAQAASRDGQRRRDGSGGDGGGGVRRGPDSSKSLKYSQEIRSPEEEPERAGRSLVTTNHEVIKRWAEEREAVPATVEGTEHGDHLGVLRLDFPGYGGDKLRQVSWDEWFGTFDERGLNFIYQERRSDGSPSNFFRLENPDREDA from the coding sequence ATGGCTGAACGCAAAGATCGAGCCCGTAACGGGGACGTCCCGGGCAACCAGACCCCCAACACGCCCGACGTCGACGAGAGCAAGCTCGCCAAGCTCAAGGTGGACGAGCTGCGCGACCGCGCCCAGGACCTCGGCGTCTCGGGGGCGTCCCAGATGCGCAAGGAAGAGCTGATCGAGGCGGTGGCGCAGGCGGCGAGCCGCGACGGGCAGAGGCGGCGGGACGGGTCGGGCGGCGACGGCGGAGGGGGAGTGCGGCGCGGCCCGGACAGCTCCAAGAGCCTGAAGTACTCCCAGGAGATCCGCTCGCCGGAGGAGGAGCCCGAGCGGGCCGGCCGGAGCCTGGTCACGACGAACCACGAGGTGATCAAGCGCTGGGCCGAGGAGCGCGAGGCGGTGCCGGCGACGGTCGAGGGCACCGAGCACGGCGATCACCTGGGCGTGCTGCGGCTGGACTTCCCCGGCTACGGCGGCGACAAGCTGCGGCAGGTCAGCTGGGACGAGTGGTTCGGCACGTTCGACGAGCGCGGTCTGAACTTTATCTATCAGGAACGCAGGAGCGACGGCAGCCCCAGCAACTTCTTCCGGCTGGAGAACCCGGACCGCGAGGACGCCTGA
- a CDS encoding acyclic terpene utilization AtuA family protein, whose amino-acid sequence MGSEPIKAVRVLVPSGMLGAGWDHATIERGIALGADVISIDAGSTDSGPYYLGSATAKTTAKAVARDLRSLLRAASGAGIPVVVGSCGTSGTDSGVDWVAGIAAEVMAQEGLDLKVARIYSEQNAAALKEHLDAGRIHPLPPLGPLRAETLESCAHIVGAMGHEPIVAALRAGAQVVLAGRATDTAVAAAYPLMHGMPAGPTWHAAKIVECGGQCTDNPRAGGVLATIDAGGFTIEPLDPAVSCTPISVAAHLLYENANPFEMREPGGTLDVRDARYTAVDGRTVRVEGSRFHVADQYTIKLEGARITGYETMSFTAIRDPLILAEIDTWADLMRTMIRQRVGQTLGLADDEYAFDLRLYGHNAVLDDLEPEAGPPREVGAMLLVNAPDQPTATAIAKVANPLMLHLPTPSMDYLPSLAFPFSPAEVERGAAYEFTLNHVVDCADPMSLFRIEMGENADV is encoded by the coding sequence ATGGGCAGCGAACCCATCAAGGCGGTCCGGGTCCTGGTGCCGAGCGGCATGCTCGGCGCCGGCTGGGACCACGCCACGATCGAGCGCGGCATCGCGCTCGGCGCCGACGTCATCAGCATCGACGCCGGCTCGACCGACTCCGGCCCCTACTACCTCGGCTCCGCGACCGCCAAGACGACGGCCAAGGCGGTGGCACGCGACCTGCGCAGCCTGCTGAGGGCCGCGTCCGGCGCGGGCATCCCCGTGGTCGTGGGCTCCTGCGGTACGAGCGGTACCGACAGCGGCGTCGACTGGGTCGCCGGGATCGCGGCCGAGGTGATGGCGCAGGAGGGCCTGGACCTGAAGGTCGCGCGGATCTACAGCGAGCAGAACGCGGCCGCGCTGAAGGAGCACCTTGACGCGGGCCGCATCCACCCGCTGCCACCGCTGGGACCGTTGCGGGCCGAGACCCTCGAGAGCTGCGCCCACATCGTCGGCGCGATGGGCCACGAACCGATCGTCGCGGCACTGCGGGCCGGCGCCCAGGTCGTGCTCGCCGGCCGGGCCACCGACACGGCGGTGGCCGCCGCCTACCCGCTCATGCACGGCATGCCAGCCGGGCCGACGTGGCACGCCGCCAAGATCGTCGAGTGCGGAGGACAGTGCACCGACAACCCGCGTGCGGGCGGGGTCCTCGCCACCATCGACGCGGGCGGCTTCACCATCGAGCCGCTCGACCCCGCGGTGTCGTGCACGCCGATCTCGGTGGCCGCCCACCTGCTCTACGAGAACGCCAACCCGTTCGAGATGCGGGAACCCGGCGGCACCCTGGACGTCCGGGACGCCCGGTACACCGCGGTCGACGGCCGGACCGTCCGCGTCGAGGGGTCGCGCTTCCACGTCGCCGACCAGTACACGATCAAGCTGGAAGGCGCCCGGATCACCGGCTACGAGACCATGTCGTTCACCGCGATCCGGGACCCCCTCATCCTCGCCGAGATCGACACCTGGGCGGACCTCATGCGCACGATGATCAGGCAGCGGGTGGGCCAGACCCTGGGGCTGGCCGACGACGAGTACGCCTTCGACCTGCGCCTCTACGGCCACAACGCGGTGCTGGACGACCTGGAGCCCGAGGCCGGGCCGCCCCGGGAGGTGGGCGCGATGCTGCTGGTCAACGCGCCCGACCAGCCGACGGCCACGGCGATCGCCAAGGTGGCCAACCCGCTGATGCTGCACCTGCCCACGCCGTCGATGGACTACCTGCCGAGCCTGGCCTTCCCGTTCTCGCCTGCCGAGGTCGAGCGCGGCGCGGCGTACGAGTTCACGCTGAACCACGTCGTCGACTGCGCCGACCCCATGAGCCTGTTCCGCATCGAGATGGGAGAGAACGCGGATGTCTGA
- a CDS encoding alpha-L-fucosidase, with product MKSWYPEARFGMFVHWGLYSMVGRGEWDRAVSQVPREDYAGLMKVFDPAAFDARSIVRTAADAGQKWITITSRHHDGFSMYDTGLSDFKITNSPFGRDPIAELAEACRECGIRLGFYVSLVDWHHPGYLDPAGWQDYLGFLHGQVEELCTQYGEVGQIWLDGDWPHSKAPERHPGWFTTDQPWDYERLYAMIHDLQPHAVVLNNRKSGLQPGEDVQGFENDLPGENSTGLNPAPIVPGVPLETCLTMNRSWGYVPHDDAWRDVGELLATLLRCVAADSNLLLNVGPTQSGTIPRPAIERLLAMGRWLAGHGEAVYGAGPSGEPGAVRTAAGQVLPIQRLLGTA from the coding sequence GTGAAGAGCTGGTATCCCGAGGCCCGATTCGGCATGTTCGTCCACTGGGGCCTGTACTCCATGGTCGGGCGCGGTGAGTGGGACAGAGCCGTGTCGCAGGTGCCGCGCGAGGACTACGCGGGCCTGATGAAGGTGTTCGATCCCGCCGCCTTCGACGCCCGTTCGATCGTCCGGACCGCCGCCGACGCGGGCCAGAAGTGGATCACCATCACCAGCAGGCACCACGACGGCTTCTCCATGTACGACACCGGCCTGTCCGACTTCAAGATCACCAACTCGCCGTTCGGCCGCGACCCGATCGCCGAGCTGGCCGAGGCGTGCCGCGAGTGCGGGATCAGGCTCGGCTTCTACGTCTCGCTCGTGGACTGGCACCACCCCGGCTACCTCGACCCCGCCGGCTGGCAGGACTACCTCGGCTTCCTGCACGGCCAGGTCGAGGAGCTGTGCACCCAGTACGGCGAGGTCGGCCAGATCTGGCTCGACGGCGACTGGCCGCACTCCAAGGCCCCCGAGCGTCACCCCGGCTGGTTCACCACCGACCAGCCGTGGGACTACGAGCGCCTCTACGCCATGATCCACGACCTGCAGCCGCACGCCGTCGTGCTGAACAACCGCAAGTCCGGCCTCCAGCCCGGCGAGGACGTCCAGGGCTTCGAGAACGACCTGCCCGGCGAGAACTCCACCGGACTCAACCCGGCCCCGATCGTCCCTGGAGTCCCCCTGGAGACCTGCCTCACCATGAACCGGTCCTGGGGCTACGTACCGCACGACGACGCCTGGCGCGACGTCGGCGAGCTGCTCGCCACCCTGCTGCGCTGCGTGGCCGCCGACTCCAACCTGCTGCTGAACGTCGGCCCCACGCAGTCCGGCACCATCCCGCGACCGGCGATCGAGCGGCTGCTCGCGATGGGCCGCTGGCTGGCCGGGCACGGCGAGGCGGTCTACGGCGCCGGGCCGTCCGGCGAGCCCGGCGCGGTCAGGACGGCGGCGGGGCAGGTGCTGCCCATCCAGCGGCTGCTCGGCACCGCCTGA
- a CDS encoding NAD(P)-dependent oxidoreductase — protein MLITTDYLRPGDEVDGFLRRSGLETAHLPMLGRRDPEQLVAALAGIDAALVANEPLTAGVLARAPRLRVIVRTGVGFDSIDVAAATRLGISVSNLPGINANAVAEYTMGLLLAGARRLVQTAHGVAQGAWPGADGHELRGSVLGLIGYGASARAVVPLARAFGMSVLCTTSVPARLRGDSSVKFVEQAFKLMKPATLLVNTARGAVVDEAALVAAVRAGEIAGAALDVVREEPLPPDSPLRGVDGIVVYSHLAGQTAEARAAAGREGAEELVAALEGRPRFPVS, from the coding sequence GTGCTGATCACCACGGACTATCTGCGCCCCGGCGACGAGGTGGACGGCTTCCTGAGGCGTTCCGGGCTGGAGACCGCGCACCTGCCCATGCTCGGCCGGCGCGACCCCGAGCAGCTCGTCGCGGCGCTCGCCGGGATCGACGCCGCGCTGGTGGCCAACGAACCGCTGACGGCCGGCGTCCTGGCCCGCGCGCCGAGGCTGCGCGTCATCGTGCGGACAGGCGTGGGCTTCGACTCGATCGACGTCGCCGCCGCGACCCGCCTGGGGATCAGCGTGAGCAACCTGCCCGGCATCAACGCCAACGCCGTCGCCGAGTACACCATGGGCCTGCTGCTCGCGGGCGCCCGCCGTCTCGTACAGACCGCACATGGGGTGGCCCAGGGCGCCTGGCCGGGTGCGGACGGGCACGAGCTGCGCGGATCCGTCCTCGGGCTCATCGGGTACGGGGCGTCGGCGCGCGCGGTGGTGCCGCTGGCCCGCGCCTTCGGGATGAGCGTGCTCTGCACGACGAGCGTGCCGGCGCGGCTGCGCGGCGACTCCTCGGTCAAATTCGTCGAGCAGGCGTTCAAGCTGATGAAGCCGGCCACGCTGCTGGTCAACACCGCGCGCGGCGCCGTCGTCGACGAGGCCGCGCTCGTCGCGGCCGTGCGCGCGGGCGAGATCGCGGGCGCCGCCCTCGACGTCGTACGGGAGGAGCCGCTCCCGCCGGACAGCCCCTTGCGCGGCGTGGACGGCATCGTCGTCTACTCCCACCTGGCCGGGCAGACCGCCGAAGCACGAGCCGCCGCGGGGCGCGAAGGGGCCGAGGAACTCGTGGCGGCGCTCGAAGGCCGGCCCCGCTTCCCGGTGAGCTGA
- a CDS encoding PadR family transcriptional regulator — protein MPLTAVDNPLTLRLLGLLVERPMHPYALAVALNERYPFLNAKSGSVYTLVRSLEAAGWVAQTGVEQHGNRPARTVYALTGQGWDIFRERVRRQIREAKVTTSAFVDALAYLGALDRAEAPHVLRERQDSLEKRIAELDRASDPGLPEITMIEVDFVLHQLRAEADWIRALIARIDGGELAWPAEGQA, from the coding sequence ATGCCCCTGACCGCAGTGGACAACCCACTGACCCTGCGCCTGCTCGGCCTCCTGGTGGAGCGGCCGATGCACCCCTACGCCCTGGCGGTGGCGCTCAACGAGCGCTACCCGTTCCTGAACGCCAAGAGCGGCTCCGTCTACACGCTCGTCCGCTCGCTGGAGGCCGCCGGCTGGGTGGCCCAGACCGGGGTCGAGCAGCACGGCAACCGCCCGGCCCGCACCGTCTACGCCCTGACCGGTCAGGGCTGGGACATCTTCAGGGAGCGGGTGCGCCGGCAGATCCGCGAGGCCAAGGTGACCACCTCGGCGTTCGTGGACGCGCTGGCCTATCTCGGCGCGCTCGACCGGGCCGAGGCCCCGCACGTCCTGCGCGAGCGTCAGGACTCGCTGGAGAAGCGGATCGCGGAGCTGGACCGGGCGAGCGACCCCGGCCTGCCGGAGATCACCATGATCGAGGTCGACTTCGTCCTGCACCAGCTGCGCGCCGAGGCCGACTGGATCCGCGCGCTCATCGCGCGCATCGACGGCGGCGAGCTGGCGTGGCCGGCGGAGGGACAGGCATGA
- a CDS encoding PP2C family protein-serine/threonine phosphatase gives MVLKHGKLWCSSPIAWIRDSTSVSHLMLPGPQTRREKAGEPMPEHNTVMREGGGPSGLESMLTGLLEATHLATFEQVPALVAEHAALAGLDGVLIYLADLQQTVLRRLTGHGLDAGQDGSDADKELRIDGTLAGRAFQECRILGKKNGQDNGDDAEPAEHWWVPVLDGTERIGVLRVGAPGDERDLGDAVRHLASMVALMVVSTRAYSDSYPRLVRTRPMNVAAEMQWNLMPPLTCATPELVIGAVLEPAYEIGGDAFDYSIADGVAHLAVFDAMGHDVSAGLTANLAMAACRNHRRQGADLVTNSMMIERVLIEEFGRATRFVTAILADLDLTTGVLSWVNRGHHPPVVIRGGRWSTTLECPPAHPLGLDLGLEPILCREQLEPGDRVLLYTDGITEARNTRGREFGLHRFVDFVIRHNADGLPVPETLRRLVRSVLAYHDDQLQDDATVLLAEWRPDEKHQLGPV, from the coding sequence ATGGTGCTCAAGCATGGCAAGCTGTGGTGCAGCTCCCCGATCGCGTGGATCCGGGACTCCACCAGTGTCTCCCACCTGATGCTGCCTGGGCCGCAGACGAGGCGGGAGAAGGCTGGCGAACCCATGCCGGAGCACAACACCGTGATGCGCGAGGGCGGGGGACCGTCGGGTCTGGAGAGCATGCTGACCGGGCTGCTGGAGGCCACCCATCTGGCCACCTTCGAGCAGGTTCCGGCCTTGGTGGCCGAGCACGCCGCGCTGGCCGGGCTCGACGGCGTACTGATCTACCTGGCCGATCTGCAGCAGACGGTCCTGCGCCGGCTGACCGGCCACGGCCTGGACGCCGGTCAGGACGGCAGCGACGCCGACAAGGAGCTGCGCATCGACGGCACGCTGGCAGGACGGGCGTTCCAGGAATGCCGCATCCTGGGCAAGAAGAACGGCCAGGACAACGGGGACGACGCGGAGCCCGCCGAGCACTGGTGGGTGCCCGTGCTGGACGGCACCGAACGCATCGGCGTGCTGCGGGTCGGCGCCCCGGGCGACGAGCGGGACCTCGGCGACGCCGTGCGCCACCTGGCTTCGATGGTGGCGCTGATGGTGGTCAGCACGCGCGCCTACAGCGACTCCTATCCCCGCCTGGTGCGCACCCGGCCGATGAACGTGGCCGCGGAGATGCAGTGGAACCTGATGCCGCCGCTCACCTGCGCCACACCGGAGCTGGTGATCGGCGCGGTGCTGGAACCGGCCTACGAGATCGGCGGTGACGCCTTCGACTACTCCATCGCCGACGGCGTCGCGCACCTGGCCGTCTTCGACGCCATGGGCCACGACGTCTCGGCGGGGCTGACGGCCAACCTGGCGATGGCCGCCTGCCGCAACCACCGCCGGCAGGGCGCCGACCTGGTCACCAACAGCATGATGATCGAACGGGTGCTGATCGAGGAATTCGGCCGGGCCACCCGCTTCGTCACCGCCATCCTGGCCGACCTCGACCTGACCACCGGCGTGCTCAGCTGGGTCAACCGCGGCCACCACCCGCCCGTGGTGATCCGCGGCGGACGCTGGAGCACCACCCTGGAATGCCCGCCCGCCCATCCGCTGGGGCTGGATCTGGGTCTGGAGCCGATCCTGTGCCGCGAGCAGCTGGAGCCTGGTGATCGGGTCCTGCTCTACACCGACGGCATCACCGAAGCGCGCAACACCCGTGGCCGCGAGTTCGGGTTGCACCGCTTCGTCGACTTCGTCATCCGCCACAACGCCGACGGCCTGCCGGTGCCGGAGACGCTGCGCCGGCTCGTCCGCAGCGTGCTGGCCTACCATGACGACCAGCTCCAGGACGACGCCACCGTCCTGCTGGCCGAGTGGCGACCGGACGAGAAGCACCAGCTGGGGCCTGTGTGA
- a CDS encoding NAD(P)-dependent alcohol dehydrogenase, with protein sequence MRAVQYTRFGPPEVLRVNDVPTPQPGPGEVLVEVRAASVDAGELAFRTGRLRGLTRARFPRGLGGDFTGRIAALGAGVHGWSAGEEVWGLMPHLAFGAIADYVTVPEQRLARAPRNLSLLDAAALPSSGTTALTALTDKAALTGGERLLVRGATGGVGSLAVQLGKALGAHVTALAGARNLGWVTELGADTALDYRTTRPQDLGRYDVILDVVGTDLGAYQARLTRGGRLVALAFDQDRILASMVTMGLRAALSPRRVKLFSNNPSSARIAELTASAEAGSIRPVIDTVYPIGDVAQAHRRLEAGGVRGKLIIDMR encoded by the coding sequence ATGCGCGCCGTCCAATACACCCGTTTCGGCCCTCCCGAGGTGCTACGCGTCAACGACGTGCCCACCCCGCAGCCGGGGCCGGGAGAGGTGCTCGTCGAGGTCCGCGCCGCGAGCGTGGACGCCGGAGAACTCGCCTTCCGCACAGGCAGGCTGCGCGGACTCACCCGCGCCCGATTCCCCCGCGGCCTGGGCGGCGACTTCACCGGCCGCATCGCGGCCCTCGGCGCCGGGGTGCACGGCTGGAGCGCGGGAGAGGAGGTCTGGGGGCTGATGCCGCACTTGGCCTTCGGTGCCATCGCCGACTACGTCACCGTCCCCGAGCAGCGGCTCGCCCGCGCTCCCAGGAATCTGAGCCTCCTGGACGCCGCCGCCCTGCCCTCGTCGGGCACCACCGCCCTGACCGCCCTGACCGACAAGGCCGCCCTCACCGGCGGCGAACGGCTCCTGGTCCGCGGCGCCACAGGCGGCGTCGGCAGCCTCGCCGTGCAACTGGGCAAGGCGCTCGGCGCCCACGTCACCGCCCTCGCCGGCGCCCGCAACCTCGGCTGGGTCACCGAACTCGGCGCCGACACGGCCCTGGACTACCGCACCACCCGCCCGCAGGACCTCGGCCGCTACGACGTGATCCTCGACGTCGTCGGCACCGACCTCGGGGCCTACCAGGCCCGCCTCACCCGGGGCGGACGCCTGGTCGCGCTCGCCTTCGACCAGGACCGCATCCTGGCCTCCATGGTCACCATGGGACTGCGAGCCGCCCTCTCGCCCCGGCGCGTGAAACTCTTCAGCAACAACCCGTCCTCGGCGCGGATCGCCGAGCTCACCGCCTCCGCCGAGGCGGGCAGCATCCGCCCGGTGATCGACACCGTCTACCCGATCGGCGACGTCGCGCAGGCGCACCGGCGGCTCGAAGCCGGCGGGGTCCGCGGCAAGCTCATCATCGACATGCGGTGA
- a CDS encoding GntR family transcriptional regulator, protein MADETSRGPTTSTLADGAYRALRDAITTGELGAGQKVTERGLAERLSVSPTPVREAIRRLEQDGLLERTGPRTVQVAAFSDVAIQDLAEVEVALRGMVARFAARRATPEQLDRLDAVLDEADDLLILIKQRHRAGQEPSRYLGRLLDAMQRFNEIVESCAGNPVLVRLLDQTRVFSWPARRARLLERIGHDPEFGLHRYTSHRALVRALRVGDSAAAEALVIEDARGGLGDLLAAPTTQTTAPATRP, encoded by the coding sequence ATGGCGGATGAGACGTCGAGGGGACCCACGACCAGCACGCTTGCCGACGGCGCGTACCGCGCCCTCCGCGACGCGATCACGACGGGCGAGCTGGGGGCCGGCCAGAAGGTCACCGAACGGGGGCTCGCCGAGCGGTTGTCGGTCAGCCCGACGCCGGTGCGCGAGGCCATCCGGCGGCTGGAGCAGGACGGCCTGCTGGAGCGGACGGGGCCGAGGACGGTGCAGGTGGCCGCCTTCAGCGACGTCGCGATCCAGGACCTGGCCGAGGTCGAGGTGGCCCTGCGCGGCATGGTGGCCCGCTTCGCCGCCCGGCGCGCCACCCCCGAGCAGCTGGACCGGCTCGACGCCGTCCTCGACGAGGCCGACGACCTGCTGATCCTCATCAAGCAGCGCCATCGGGCCGGGCAGGAGCCGTCGCGCTACCTCGGGCGGCTGCTCGACGCCATGCAGCGCTTCAACGAGATCGTCGAGTCCTGCGCCGGCAATCCGGTCCTGGTGCGGCTGCTCGACCAGACCCGGGTGTTCTCGTGGCCGGCGCGCCGGGCCAGGCTGCTCGAACGGATCGGCCACGACCCCGAGTTCGGGCTGCACCGGTACACGAGCCATCGCGCGCTCGTCCGGGCGTTGCGGGTGGGTGACTCGGCGGCGGCCGAGGCGCTGGTGATCGAGGACGCCCGCGGCGGGCTCGGGGACCTGCTCGCCGCACCGACGACCCAGACGACCGCGCCCGCCACCCGGCCCTGA
- a CDS encoding tartrate dehydrogenase codes for MRRVAEAPQRRVPVVLAQDDGDGIGREVVPEGLRCLRAAARAHGFELESVEFEFACADYWVRHGEMLPPDWKEVLGGFDAIFFGAVGWPEVVPDHVSLWGSLLKFRREFDQYVNLRPVRLLRGVRSPLRDRGPGDIDFLVVRENTEGEYSSIGGRIFEGTDRETVVQETVMTRTGVDRVLRYAFDLAGSRPRRRLTWATKSNGISITMPYWDERAAAMAERYPGVAADKDHIDILAAKFVLRPEQYDVVVASNLFGDILSDLGPACAGTIGIAPSANINPDRTWPSLFEPVHGSASDIAGRGIANPVGQIWSGAMMLDHLGETAAAARIVAAIERVLDGQPEVLTPDLGGSGTTAGLGTAIAAEVAGRRGSPPLDTTAS; via the coding sequence ATTCGCCGCGTCGCCGAAGCGCCACAGCGCCGAGTCCCCGTCGTTCTCGCGCAGGACGATGGCGACGGCATCGGACGTGAGGTCGTCCCGGAAGGGCTGCGGTGCCTGCGGGCCGCCGCGCGGGCCCACGGGTTCGAGCTGGAGAGCGTCGAGTTCGAGTTCGCCTGTGCCGACTACTGGGTGCGGCACGGCGAGATGTTGCCGCCGGACTGGAAGGAGGTGCTCGGCGGCTTCGACGCGATCTTCTTCGGTGCGGTCGGCTGGCCCGAGGTCGTGCCCGACCACGTGTCGTTGTGGGGCAGCCTGCTGAAGTTCCGCCGGGAGTTCGACCAGTACGTCAACCTGCGGCCGGTCCGGCTGCTGCGCGGGGTGCGCAGCCCGCTGCGTGACCGCGGGCCCGGCGACATCGACTTCCTGGTCGTCCGCGAGAACACCGAGGGCGAGTACTCGAGCATCGGGGGCCGGATCTTCGAGGGCACCGACCGGGAGACGGTCGTGCAGGAGACCGTGATGACCCGGACCGGGGTGGACCGGGTGCTGCGTTACGCCTTCGACCTGGCAGGCTCCCGGCCGCGCAGGCGGCTGACGTGGGCGACCAAGAGCAACGGCATCTCCATCACGATGCCGTACTGGGACGAGCGCGCCGCCGCGATGGCGGAGCGGTACCCCGGCGTGGCCGCGGACAAGGACCACATCGACATCCTGGCGGCCAAGTTCGTCCTGCGCCCCGAGCAGTACGACGTGGTCGTCGCCAGCAACCTGTTCGGGGACATCCTCTCCGACCTCGGGCCGGCGTGCGCGGGGACGATCGGGATCGCCCCGAGCGCCAACATCAACCCCGACCGCACCTGGCCGAGCCTGTTCGAGCCGGTGCACGGCTCGGCTTCCGACATCGCCGGACGCGGGATCGCCAATCCGGTCGGTCAGATCTGGAGCGGTGCCATGATGCTCGACCACCTGGGAGAGACCGCTGCGGCGGCGCGGATCGTGGCCGCGATCGAGAGGGTGCTGGACGGGCAGCCCGAGGTGCTCACCCCCGATCTCGGCGGCTCCGGGACGACCGCGGGTCTCGGTACGGCGATCGCGGCCGAGGTCGCCGGGCGGCGCGGTTCGCCGCCGCTGGACACCACGGCGTCATGA
- a CDS encoding MFS transporter encodes MATTSVRRTRTGRITFFISLAVFAQESTWNLYDSQVPPLLREHLTSAALVGLLMGMDNLLGIFIQPWMGNRSDNTRTRWGRRLPYLVVGMPLAALLFLAIPHAAATLPLLVLVMFAYALVANSFKPIAESLLPDFIPPQRRSRANAAVKIASSLTVMVAALISIFLIDDFPRASFAIPATLMLASVVVLAVKLRDSRSPAYQAVVEEDRERQDTARVRVRHVVLDIVRDPDRSRSWLIVSILLFGGAWAASRALVTPYGMESLGLSRGDAGGLTLPSGVAFIVAAYPVAMLAERFGRLRVMMAGMAVFAAGLVLATVVHTPAGVVIGLCVASAGASAFLVNAVVVLWNLAPSDGVAGTYTGLYTVGWVGGGFLGPAVVGGMVDLTSWSLMLVHASVIAVVAVLAVARVSALQRRAEPGRAL; translated from the coding sequence ATGGCGACCACCAGCGTGCGGCGCACGCGTACGGGACGGATCACCTTCTTCATCTCCCTGGCGGTCTTCGCCCAGGAGTCGACGTGGAACCTCTACGACTCCCAGGTGCCGCCGCTGCTCCGCGAGCACCTCACCAGCGCCGCGCTCGTCGGCCTGCTCATGGGCATGGACAACCTGCTCGGCATCTTCATCCAGCCGTGGATGGGCAATCGGTCGGACAACACCCGTACCCGGTGGGGGAGACGGCTGCCGTACCTGGTGGTCGGGATGCCGCTGGCGGCGCTGCTGTTCCTCGCCATCCCGCACGCGGCGGCCACGCTGCCGCTGCTGGTCCTGGTCATGTTCGCCTACGCGCTGGTCGCGAACTCCTTCAAGCCCATCGCCGAGTCCCTGCTCCCGGACTTCATCCCGCCCCAGCGCCGCAGCCGCGCCAACGCGGCGGTCAAGATCGCGTCCAGCCTCACGGTGATGGTCGCGGCGCTGATCAGCATCTTCCTGATCGACGACTTCCCGAGGGCGTCGTTCGCGATCCCCGCGACCCTGATGCTGGCCTCCGTGGTCGTGCTCGCGGTGAAGCTGCGCGACAGCCGCTCCCCGGCCTACCAGGCGGTGGTCGAGGAGGATCGCGAGCGGCAGGACACCGCGCGGGTGCGGGTACGGCACGTCGTGCTCGACATCGTGCGCGACCCGGACCGCAGCAGATCGTGGCTCATCGTGTCCATCCTCCTCTTCGGCGGTGCGTGGGCCGCCTCACGGGCGCTCGTCACGCCGTACGGCATGGAGTCGCTGGGCCTGTCCCGTGGCGACGCGGGCGGGCTGACCCTGCCCAGCGGGGTGGCCTTCATCGTGGCGGCCTACCCGGTGGCGATGCTCGCCGAGCGTTTCGGCCGGCTGCGCGTGATGATGGCCGGGATGGCGGTGTTCGCCGCCGGACTGGTGCTCGCCACCGTGGTGCACACGCCCGCCGGGGTCGTGATCGGCCTGTGCGTCGCGTCGGCGGGCGCGTCCGCGTTCCTGGTCAACGCCGTCGTCGTGCTGTGGAACCTGGCCCCGTCCGACGGTGTGGCCGGGACCTACACCGGTCTCTACACCGTCGGCTGGGTGGGCGGCGGCTTCCTCGGGCCTGCGGTGGTCGGCGGCATGGTCGACCTGACGAGCTGGTCCCTGATGCTCGTGCACGCCTCGGTCATCGCGGTCGTCGCCGTGCTGGCGGTCGCGCGGGTCAGCGCCCTGCAGCGGCGCGCCGAACCCGGACGTGCGCTGTGA